One Archocentrus centrarchus isolate MPI-CPG fArcCen1 chromosome 14, fArcCen1, whole genome shotgun sequence DNA window includes the following coding sequences:
- the mogat2 gene encoding 2-acylglycerol O-acyltransferase 2 — MKIDFAPMDIPLQRRLQTAMVLQWVFSFIGLAPTCIFVFFYLLFTRFWLISVLYAVWWYFDYDTPARGGRRVPFLCGLKLWEYMRDYFPIKLVKTADLDPKHNYILGFHPHGVLVAGAFTNFCTYSTGFRQLFPGITSYLLMLPLWFRAPFFRDFIMCAGLIPSDKDSASYPFYNKKGGNAIVIAVGGAPEALDAHPGTYNVLLAHKKGFIKMAMEYGAHLVPVFSFGENDVYDQVENLRGTWLRWLQENLQKIMGISLPLFHARGIFQYSFGLMPYRKPIHTVVGRPIKVEKKEKPTAEDLDALHQLYMDELSNLFDEHKANYGVDKDAHLNFV, encoded by the exons CACCCACCTGCATCTTCGTCTTCTTTTACCTGCTCTTCACTCGCTTCTGGCTCATCAGTGTGCTGTATGCTGTCTGGTGGTACTTTGACTATGACACTCCTGCACGTGGAGGCCGCAGGGTGCCCTTCTTGTGCGGCCTCAAACTATGGGAGTACATGCGGGATTACTTCCCCATCAAG TTGGTGAAGACAGCTGACTTGGACCCCAAGCACAACTACATTCTTGGCTTCCACCCTCATGGTGTGCTGGTGGCAGGAGCCTTTACCAACTTCTGCACCTACTCTACAGGCTTCAGACAGCTGTTTCCAGGGATCACCAGCTACCTGCTCATGTTGCCTCTTTGGTTCAGAGCTCCATTCTTTAGAGACTTCATCATGTGTGCAG GACTCATTCCTTCAGACAAAGACAGTGCTAGTTATCCATTCTACAACAAAAAAGGTGGCAATGCTATCGTAATAGCTGTTGGAGGGGCACCAGAGGCCCTCGATGCCCACCCAGGCACCTACAATGTATTATTAGCCCATAAGAAAGGCTTCATCAAAATGGCCATGGAGTATGG agCTCATCTGGTACCAGTTTTCTCTTTTGGGGAGAATGATGTGTATGATCAAGTGGAAAACCTGAGGGGAACCTGGCTTCGATGGTTACAGGAAAACCTACAAAAGATCATGGGtatctctcttcctctcttccatGCACGAGGCATTTTCCAGTACTCCTTCGGCCTTATGCCCTACAGGAAACCCATCCATACAGTAG TTGGACGGCCAATTAAAgtggagaagaaagagaagccAACTGCAGAGGATCTTGATGCCCTCCACCAGCTGTATATGGATGAACTCAGCAATCTGTTTGACGAGCACAAAGCCAACTACGGGGTGGACAAAGACGCTCACCTGAACTTTGTCTAA
- the dgat2 gene encoding diacylglycerol O-acyltransferase 2, whose product MKTILAAYSGVLKGTGSSILSALQDLPSALWPCTSKMEKHLQVISVMQWVLSFLTLGAVCTALLIYIFCTDCWLISAIYVAWLIFDWNTPKQGGRRSSWVRSWAVWTYFRDYFPIRLIKTHDLLPSRNYIFGYHPHGIFCFGGFCNFGTEATGFSKKFPGIKPSLATLAGNFRLPILRDYLMSGGICPVNRNSIDYLLSQNGTGNAVVIVVGGAAESLHCTPGMNSVTLKNRKGFIRLALRKGADLVPVYSFGENDAYKQVIFDEGTLWRSLQKKLQKLLGFAPCLFFGSSWGIVPFCNPITTIVGEPITVPKIEDPSEETVNVYHAMYIKSLQCLFDKYKTRFGLKESDILHIQ is encoded by the exons ATGAAAACCATACTGGCTGCATACTCGGGAGTCCTCAAAG GCACTGGCTCCAGCATCCTCTCCGCCCTGCAGGACCTGCCCTCAGCATTATGGCCTTGCACATCCAAGATGGAGAAGCATCTGCAGGTCatctctgtgatgcagtgggtcctCTCCTTCTTAACCTTGG gTGCTGTCTGCACTGCATTACTGATCTACATCTTCTGCACTGACTGCTGGCTGATTTCTGCCATTTATGTAGCCTGGCTTATATTTGACTGGAACACCCCAAAACAAG GTGGCAGGAGGTCCTCTTGGGTGAGGAGCTGGGCAGTGTGGACATATTTCCGAGACTACTTTCCAATCAGG CTAATTAAAACCCACGACCTGCTGCCCAGCCGAAACTACATATTTGGCTACCACCCCCACGGCATCTTTTGTTTTGGTGGTTTCTGCAACTTTGGAACGGAGGCCACGGGCTTCTCCAAGAAATTCCCCGGCATCAAGCCTTCCCTTGCAACACTAGCGGGAAACTTTCGTCTCCCCATCCTGCGAGACTATCTGATGTCTGGAG gtATCTGTCCTGTGAACAGGAACTCCATTGATTACCTGTTGTCACAGAATGGGACAGGAAATGCTGTGGTCATCGTTGTTGGAGGAGCGGCTGAGTCTCTGCACTGCACACCTGGCATGAATTCTGTCACCCTGAAGAATCGCAAAGGATTCATTAGGCTAGCACTGCGGAAAGG GGCGGACCTGGTTCCGGTCTACTCCTTTGGAGAGAACGATGCCTACAAGCAGGTGATCTTCGACGAGGGCACTTTATGGAGGTCTCTGCAAAAGAAGTTACAGAAGCTCTTGGGCTTTGCCCCGTGCCTTTTCTTTGGAAGCTCCTGGGGCATTGTGCCTTTTTGCAACCCCATCACTACTATAG TTGGGGAGCCAATCACAGTGCCAAAAATTGAGGATCCATCTGAGGAAACGGTGAATGTCTACCATGCAATGTACATCAAGTCCCTCCAGTGCCTTTTTGACAAGTACAAGACCCGCTTTGGGCTGAAAGAGAGTGACATCCTTCACATCCAGTAA